CGCCGCCGTGGTTGGCGGAGACCTCGGCGATGATGTAGCTCGGGTGACCGGGCCCGATCGGGCGGCCGGCGATCGTGATCTCTGCCATCGTCAACGCGCCCGAGCGTACCGGAGCCACGTCGCCTGCTCGTCGCTCCCCTCCCCGGCGAACGCGAACGCCGCGTCGCCGAACGCGGTGATCGACGCGCGATTCTCCGGACGGATGCGCGCGTCGACGCGCGCCACCTCGGTCTCGGCGAAGAGCCGGCGCACCGCGGCGTCGATGGCGGCGGGACCGAGGCCGCGGCCGCGTTGCGCGGCGGTCAGGCCGATGCTGATCTCCGCGGTGTCGCCGTGGAGATCGAACCGCACCTGACCGAGGGCGCTGCCGGCCCCGTCCTCGACGATCCACAGCCGCGTGTCGGGATCGTCGAGCCGGCGCCGCACCCAGGCGACGTGCACGTCCCACTGGACCGGCGCCCGCGACAACGACGTCTCGCGCACGACCGGATCGTTGACCCACTCGAACAACCGCCGCGTGTCGTCTTCGGTCGCGGGACGCAACCGCAGCAGATCGGCGCGCAGGCGCGCCACGACGCGGAGCGCGCCGCGCCCGTCGACGAGGGACTGGCCGGCCGCAACCATGGCCCGCCGCGCCGACGCGTCGGCGGCCAGTCGCACCACGGCCTCGACGGCATCGTCGGGGAGGGCCACGACCGCGGCGCCGCAACCAGCCAGCGCGTCGGCGATCGGGCGTTGGTTGTCGGCCACCACCACGAGCACGGCGGGCACTCCGAGGGCGCACAACTCCGACGCCGTCACGCCCGCCCCCGAGATGGCAACTTCGGC
The window above is part of the Acidimicrobiales bacterium genome. Proteins encoded here:
- a CDS encoding GNAT family N-acetyltransferase — translated: MAHLVIVAGSGPGVGAGHLARCLALVQAWVDGGDTATLAAVDVPADWAQRYAAEGAALVPVSDMPAGDWIVLDGYALDPALRARATASGRVLVIDDHGLVDSASADVVLDHNPGATSAPYPGRRAGVDLLLGSRYALIRRELRAAIAPRAVPEIPTKLLVTLGGAPPAHVVGTLRAALADGAFSVEWLTGGDDVVGPMTRAEVAISGAGVTASELCALGVPAVLVVVADNQRPIADALAGCGAAVVALPDDAVEAVVRLAADASARRAMVAAGQSLVDGRGALRVVARLRADLLRLRPATEDDTRRLFEWVNDPVVRETSLSRAPVQWDVHVAWVRRRLDDPDTRLWIVEDGAGSALGQVRFDLHGDTAEISIGLTAAQRGRGLGPAAIDAAVRRLFAETEVARVDARIRPENRASITAFGDAAFAFAGEGSDEQATWLRYARAR